The Kiritimatiellales bacterium genomic interval TGGACCAAGTATGCTGTTTTGCACGGAACAGCGCAAACCGCGCAGAGTTTTTTTGATCACAACATGGATCCAATCCGGATTGCGGCTGAACAGGCCCGGAAAAATGGAATGCGGTTTTTTCTTTCCTGGCGCATCGCAGACACACATTTTACCGCAGATCCAGCGAATCATCCATTAACAGAAAAATTCTATATGGAACATGAATTCGGTTCGAATTCATCTCTGTCTGTCGCCATTAAGCACAGCGGCAGTTCTCCAGTTCCCGGGTATTCTCCACGCTTTAATACCCTGATGAATTTTGACCTGGAGCACGTCCGCACTCACCGGTTGAATATAATTTGCGAAGCGCTGGATCGATATCACGATACCATTGACGGATTTGAACTGGAATTCACCCGGTCGGTAGCATTGTTTCCATTGGGCACAGGCGCGGAAAAAACAGAGCTGGTAACAGAATTCCTTCAGGATGTGCGTGAGTATATCAATGATATGCAGAGTTCATCAAATAAACTATGGTTTGGCTTGCGTGTCCCGTGGGACCAGTCCTTGGCTTTTTCACAGGGGCTTGATGTTGAAAAACAAATTCGTGACCGGCGCATTGATTATATTGTGTCTTCAATGATCATGTCAATTTCGCACGATATGGATATCCGGAACTGGATTGCGATCGGACAGCCGAATCACACTGCGGATCCGGGTGTTGCATTTTATGCCGGACTGCCCGCCCGGAAGCCGAACGGCTGGACATTCCCGCGGACATTTATAAATCCGGATTCATATACTGTCGGACAAATTGCTGAAAATGCTCAATTACTCGGCGCTGCGTTAGGCTTTTTCGATATGGGAGTTGAAGGAATTGAACTCTACAACTTTGCCGGCAGCGTCGCGAGCGCGGCAGGGCGAACCAGACTGAAGCAATTAACAGATATATTAACAAAAAATGTGAATGTTTCATCCCATGAAAAAATCATGGCAGTTACTCCTGTGTATGCTGTTGGATATGAAGGACGTTTAGAATATGCAAAAAAACTGCCGGCGGAATTCCGGTCCAACGGATCGCTGTGGATCAATTCGGCGGATGGGAAACTGGTTAAATCGGAAACTGATTTTCATGAATTCCGGTTGTTTGTTATTGGCAGGGAAACGATGGGCGCGGACGAAGTGTGGTTTTTACGGCTGGGTGTGCGGCTGGCGGCAGATCAAGATACGGATGATCTTAGTTTTAAAATTATATTGAATGATTCTGATGTGCTGTTAGACGGTACACCGCCTCATATTGTTGAGATGGCAACGCGGCTTGCGGCTCCGGCGCCGACACATTACATGGTTATACCCGTGCCGCGTGATTTCCTGTTGAAAAATTCAGATTTTAATAAATTGACCATTCTGCGAAATACATCCGTACAAACCATCGGCGATGTTCGTGTGCAGGAAATTCAGCTCGGAACATTTTTGCACTAACGATAATGGCGATAATTTTATTCGCGTAAATTAGAAGCGGTTTAATTTTTGTTGTAACCGCAAAAGAACACAAGGAACGCAAAATTTTCGTGAGTTTTTGTGTTTTTCGTGGCCATGGCTTTTCTTAGTTTATTCTAATGTTCACGAACGATTGAAAAACATCCGTTTATATCTGTGTTATCCGCGGTGAAAAAATTTCAACCACGAAATACACGAATAACACGAAAAAAAGACCGATGATATAAACGGATGATTTTTTGTAGGCCGGCTGACTCAGCCGGCGCGCCGCGTGAGGTCACGCGGCCTACATCAATCGGATTTATTCACGCAGAGGAACGAAGATTTTAAAATCACTAATTCACACGGATCAATACTGATTTTTTCGTGTATTTCGTGGTTAATCGTTCTTTATTTGGATGGAAAAACGATGCGTGGAGACAATACTGTTTTATCGCCAGTGCGGTTTGTCGTAATTCGGCGCAACAGCAGCTTCCCGAGTTTTTCTCCGAATTCGTACAACGAAATATTCCAGTCGATTACCGTGCAGTCATCTGCAGAGGTTAATTTACAATTAATACCGCGGATACTGATGGGATAAACCCGTTTTGTCTCTTTTAACTGTTTTATTTTTTTCAGCACCGTATCCGTAATATGCATGGATGCAATAATGCAGCACCGGCCTTTTTGCTGGCAAAGATATTCTTTTACTGTATGTTCAATTACCTTGGTATCCAGCGGAACAAACTGCTCGGTAACACTGAAAAGATTCCGTTGCGCGGCGTGCAGTTTTTTCTTAAAGCCGTCCATGAATAACTGATCTCCCGGCGCAATCCGGTTTTGTATCATCAGCAGAACCGGAGCATCATGCTGCTTAAGAACGCATTCCGCCGCCAAGGCTCCCTGCTGAATTGAATCAGCGTCAATCCACGGCAGTTTGACTGTCGGAAAAGGGTGCCCGAGGACAATGGCTGGCAATCCGGATTCACTGACCAGCCGCTGCAGTTTTAACGGTGCGCGCACCAGCACCAGCGCCTGTCCGGCATTGTCTTTTATAATCTCATTGATTTCTTTTCCGCCGCCGCCGCCTTCGGCATCGTTCTCATAATAAGTAAAAATAATTTCCGCTGTCGGAAAAACTGATTGCACCCCGAGAATCATATCCGTCAGCAATTCCGGCATAATTCCAGTGCCTGTGCCGGGCATCATAAAATTAATTTTTGCCGCCGGCGAGGCGGAGAGCCGCTGAAAATCGGCGATAAATGTGCCGGCGCGCGGGCGGCGCTGTATCAGCCGGCGCTGCACCAGCAGACGCATCGCCAGATTTGCGCAGGACGTGCTTACACCGTATTCTTTGGCAATGGCTTTGGTCTTTTTAACCGGTGTTCCGGGCGCCGGTTTTTTTATCCGGATTTTCTGTTCAATCCGGTTGGCAAGCTCAATTGCGGTTTCGCTGATGGGTACTTTTTTATACATCATTTAAATATATCTTTTAATTCAAAGATTTTCAATAAAAATAGAGTAACTCAATACAATAAAAATTTCTATTTTTTTAGAAATAATGTTGACGATCACATTTATTCCTTATTATAAGTATAAACGAACAATGAGGCATATCGCTGATTTAATGTATGTGCGAAATAAAAAAACAATAAGGACAGGACGATGAAATTTAAACTTTGGTCGGCAGCGCCGACACCGTTTACAGAAAATTTACAACTTGATCTGCCGGCGGTAGACCGGATGATGAATCATCATGCCGCATTGCATGTCGACGGCGTAATGTTAGGCGGAACATGCGGCGAAGGGCCGTGGATGCCGGTGGAAGATCTTGAACAGTTAGTGACACGTGCATCGGCTCATACGGCCGGCCGATTCAAAATCGCGGCGCAAATAACGGATAATTCTGCGGAGCGGATGCTACATCACATTGAACGCATGGCCGACGCCGGTGCAGATTATGCGGTGATTGCCGCGCCGTATTTTATGATGAACCCGACGCCGGAACGCATTTTAAATGTGTACCGCGAAACGATTGAAAAAAGTGTATTGCCGGTGGTTTGTTATGATCGCGGCGCCGGTGACCGGTATCAGCTGACGGTTGAGCAGCTGCCGGAGCTGTTCGCATTAAAAAATATGGGAATGATTAAAGACAGTTCCTGTAATGCGGAACGCGCAGCGGCACGGCACGCCGCGCAGCAAAACCGTCCGGATGTGGCGGTACTGTGCGGTGATGAATTTGGAATGGCGGATGCGGTGATTGGCGACATGAACGGCGGATTCCTCGGCGGCGCGATTTTTAACGCGCTGCAGGCCTGGTCGATTCTGGAGGATATAGAAGCCGGAAATCCGGATCGTGCGCAGGCAACTCAGAAACGCATGAATGATTTTATGTTCGTCGTGTACGGCGGCCCATCCATCAGTGCCTGGCTGACCGGGCTGAAGTATTTTCTTGTGCGGCTCGGTATTTTTTCCACCACGGCATCGTACCTCGAATATCCGCTGGCTGCTGATGTCCGGGCAGAAATTGATCTGCTGTTCGACGGGACGCAGCGGGAAGAGTTGATTGAGCCGTTACTGGCCGGAAAAAAATAACGATGAGCCTGCTGCCGTATACAGACACAAAACCGCAAGGTGCCGCCGATTTTTATTTCGCGATTAATGCGACGTTCCGGTTCATGTTGCGCCGGTTCGGCGATGCGGGATTTACGGAATGGCTGACGGCGCTGGGCAAAGAATATTTTGCGCCGGCAAATGTATTATGGAAAAACGGCGGACTGCCGGCGGTGGCGCAGTATTGGCGCGATTTTTTTGCGGCCGAACCGGGTTCGGACGTTGATGTGTGCGAAAGCGGCGATGCGGTGGAAATTCATGTAAAAAAATGTCCGGCGATTTCACATCTGAAAAAATCACATCGTGAGATTGTGCCGGAATACTGCCGGCATTGCGCGATTCTCGGCAAAGCGCGCGCAGAATCTGCCGGGTTGTCGATGCAGCTCACCGGCGGGAACGGCAGTTGTTTTCACCGCTACGGTGCGGCCGGAAAATTCCGGCAGAACATGTCCGATGTTGCGGAGGTGCGGTAATGATCGGGTGCTACGATTTTTGCGGACATTACGACTGGACGTTTCACTGGATTGCGGAACAGGGCGGGAAAGAACTGCTGTATCAATACTGGGATGAAGCCATCCGGTGCGATTCTCAGAAACATGCCGCTGATTTAATTCTCTCAAAAGGCGTTGCCGGAATGGAAGAATACTGGGGGCACACGCTGAGTGAAGAGGCGCCGGACGGTGGCTACAGCGCCGGTGCAGTTGGCGATCGATTTTGGCTGGAAATGACGGATTGTCCGTCGCGCGGATTTCTTTTGCGCAACGGAATCGATTTTTCCGGCGATTATTGTGACCATTGCATCGGTTGGGGCGGCCCGTTAATGCGGGATGCTGGCTTTACCGTCAACCATGCACATAACCACGGCGGACAATGTTTCTGGGAATATCTGCCGGCAGACAATATCGGCAAATCCGAACCGGCGATTGAAGCGTCAAAAGCGGAACTCATGCGCCGGTGGACGGAAGAAAAACTGCCGGTGGATTATTTCGAGCATGCCAATGACGCCCGGAATAAAATTATAAAATGAAGCGGATGATCAGGGGAGTGGTGTTCATGTGTTGTATGGGAATCAGCAGTGCGGCGGAGCTGTATCTGGATTTACAAAAACTGCCGGACTTTCCTGCGCCGGGAGTCGCCGGCCCGTTCGCCGGCATGTTAGGTGAAACGTTAGTGTTTGCCGGTGGCGCAAATTTTCCGGTGAGTCCCGGTGAAGATTTACTCACAGTGCCGAAAGTGTGGCATCCGGATATTCACACGCTTTGTACGGTCACCGGAAAACGGTGGCGCAGTGAATTTCATTTGGACCGGCCGGTGGCGTACGGTGCATCTGTCACAACGCCGTACGGCATTGTTTGCATGGGTGGCGAAGATGAATCCACCGTATTTAAAGAATGCTTTTTGCTGCGTGAAGAAAACGGACGCTTTATTCAAGTCCCGCTGCCCGATCTGCCGGCGCCCTGTGCGTATGGCGCGGCGGCGGTGATTGATAATAAAATTTATCTGGCCGGCGGACAGAGCAGAAAAGGGCTGGATAGCGCGTTGTACAATTTCTGGATGCTGGACATATCATTACTAAACACCGGCGACGCAGATTTTTGCTGGCAGGAACTGCCGGCGTGGCCGGGACCGGCGCGTACACTGAATCTGACACTGGCACAGAACAACAAAATTTATGTGATCAGTGGACGAAGCGGTGCGATTGATGCCGCAGTTCCGGGCAGCGATATCCTGCAGGATGTGTACGAATTTAATCCCGATGGCAGTGAATGGCGCCGGTGCGCAGATATTCCTCAGGCCGTGTATGCCGGCACCGGCGCGGCGATCGACGGTGAAAAACTTTTAATTCTCACCGGTATCGACAAAGCGACTGCGACACGGCCCGCCGGTAGCGGAAATTCAGGATTTTCGCCGCGCGCGTGGATTTATGGTGCCATTGCCGATGCATGGAACGAAATCACACCGGCGCAGGATAATCAGATTGTAACTCCGGCAATTAAATATAACGGAAACATTTATTTGATCTCCGGCGAAAACGGCCCGCGCCGGCGCAGTTTGAGTTCATGGTGTATCACGCCGGTAGAAAAATAAGGAGGAGTATTTATGTTAAAAATAATTTTAGTCTGGTCTGCATTTTTAACTTCAGCATTCGCAACGTCTTTTGAGGAACTGCGCCCGCTGGCGGTTGAAACGCTGCGGCACGAATTATCTAACACCGACGAACAAATTCGAATGAAAGCCGCCACCGCACTGCTTCAGCTCGGATATATCGACGGGCTGGAAGAATACGCGGATAAAATGGAACAATTAACACCGTTAACTGAACCGCTGGTTTCATCTGATCGTGCATATTACATTCCGCTATTGACCGATTCCTCAGCAGACGTGCGCATTGCTGCGGCCGAATCGCTGCTGCGGCTGGAGCGCCAGCACACCGGACGGCTGGGTTTCATCGACTGGCTGGTGCTGGGCGGATATTTTCTCTCGCTGATTTTAATCGGCGCCTATTACGCCCGCAAAGCTCAGACCGCCGATGATTATCTGCTCGGCGGACGCAACATGAAAGCGTGGATGGTGGGGCTGTCTCTCTTCGCCGCACTGCTGAGCACCGCATCCTATATGTCCGTGCCCGGCGAGATTGTAAAACACGGCCCGATGATTCTTGCGCAGCTCACCGCGATTCCCTTGATCATCTGGGTGGTCGGCTGGTTTTTAATTCCCACCTTTATGAAACTGCGCGTTACCAGCGCCAATGAAATTCTTGAAATGAATCTTGGATTAAGCGTGCGCATGCTCGGCAGTGCATTTTTTCTGCTGTCCCGCCTGGCGTGGATGGCGATGATTATCTTCATTACCGCCAAAGCCATTCTCGGTCCGATTCTCGGAGCAGGGCCGCAGCACCTGCCGTGGCTCTGCCTGCTCTTAGGTGTAATCACCATGGCCTACACCTCCTCCGGCGGCATGAAAGCCGCGGTGCTGGCCGATGTGATTCAAAGTTTTATTCTCTACTTCGGCGCCATTATTTCCATCGTCTTTATTACCGTTCAGCTCAAAGGCTTCAGCTGGTTTCCGGCGCAGTGGGCGCCGACCTGGGATCCGCCGGTCATCTGGTTCGACACTAAAGCCCGCGTCACCTTTGCCGGCGCCGGCATGATGATGTTTTTCTGGTACATCTGCACCGCCGGTTCTGATCAGGTTGCCGTGCAGCGCTACCTTGCAACCAAAGATCTCAAAGCCGCCCGTTCCGCATTTAACGTCAACATCATCGCCGCCGCACTGGTCATTATCCTGCTCGGTATTCTTGGCTTTGCGCTCTACGGTTATTTTCAGGCGTGTCCGCATAAACTGGCGGACGGCATGAACATCCGTGTGGATGCCGACCGGATCTTCCCGCACTTCATCGTCAGCGGTCTGCCGCCGGGCATTAGCGGCCTGATCGTTGCGGGCTTAATGGCCGCAGCTCTTTCCAGTCTGTCCGCCGGACTCAACTCTACCTGCGCCGTAGTCACAGTGGACTTTCTTGATCGGTTCAGCCGGAAAAAACTGGCGGAGAAAAAGCATGTTCACCGTGCGCGGCTCGTATCCCTCAGCATCGGCGTTCTTGTCGTGCTGATGAGTCTGCTGATGAATCGTGTGCCGGGAAACTTCACCGAAGTGATCAACAAGATTGCCAACCTGATGGTGGCGCCGCTGTTTTTATTATTTTTCATGGCCATCTTCGTTCCGTTTGCCAACGCGATCGGCACCTGGATCGGTGCAGCCGTCAGTGTAGCGGCGGCGGTGGCCATCGCCTTTTTCAGCATCTTCGGACTGAGCTTTCTGTGGATCCTGCCGTGCTCGCTGATCAGCGGAATTATTGCCGGTGTCATCATCAGCCTCCTCACCGGCGGGAAAAAGAAAGAGAGAGGATGAAAAAAGTGGTTCATCGTGGAAAAGCGTCTTAAGGGTTGAAAAAAAGAGCCAGTTGTCGTTTTCTTTCAATGCATTACCACCGAAAGGGAAATAGACGACAACCGGCAAGTTAAAGCATACTCAGGAGATTACGGGTTTAAAAGAGGGGGTTGCCAGCGCAGCGGACGGGGTAGATTATAAACGCAAGTGTCCGGTTGGAGGCGTAGAAATTCCATGCCAGAATGAACCTTTCTTCATACAGTTAAAACAAAGGAAAGGCGCATTGCATGGAAAACACATGAAGCGTAGCACACATCATTCATAAAAAGAAAACATTTGAGTCAGGAAGAGCGCATTTAGATTGAAGTGCTGCTGCGCGGCGGAGCCACAGCACCTTATATCGCAGAGTCACTTAGATGTTCGGAGCGCACCATCCGGCAGTTAAAATCGCGCAAAGCCCGCGGTTTTGCCGCAAATGCAATGGCGGCAACTACTCCCTGCCGAAAACGATGGTTCCGGTCAATACGTCGAATGAAGCAGTTATGCAGACCTTTAAATCGGATCGCTGTAAAGTCAGTCCGTTCTGACATCCCGGGAGTAAATATCTATATCGCCAAAAAGCCCGATGTTCAATTTCCATAAAAATTTTATAAAAATAAAAAAGCGGTTGCTTTTAGTTTTTAGCATATGCTATTTATTTGCACATGCCAAGACCGCACAAAAAACGGCGAATCTGTCATCGCGCACCCGTAACGTATTTCAAGCCGCAAGGCGCGCCGATACGAATCCTTGAAACGGTGGAACTGGCTGCTGATGAGCTCGAGGCTATCCGGCTGGCCGATTATGAAGGGCTTTATCAGGAACAGGCTGCGGAGCAGATGGGTATTTCGCGCCAGACTTTCGGGTTGATCATCGCCCGGGCACACAAAAAAACAGCGGAAGCGCTGACGTTCGGGAAAGCCATTCGTGTCGAAAGTGCGCAAGTAATCATGCCGGCCGTTCCGGACAAATCACCAAGAGGCAGAGGTTGCGGGTGCCGGGGCCGCCATAGATGCGGTAGACAGTAAATTTAAAAGAAAGGAGGCAGACAATGCCAAGAGGAGATAGAACAGGTCCGGCGGGCGCAGGCCCGATGAGTGGACGCGGCATGGGATACTGTGCCGAATTGAATCAGCCCGGCTTTGTAACGGGCGGCGGTTTCGGCCGTGGAATGGGACGCGGATTCTGCAGCCGGTGGTTTGCCGGATGGCGAACCACTCCGCAAACACTGGTTCAACCGATGAATAACGCAGATCAGATTGTTTCGCTGAAAGCACAGATGAACCGTATTCAGCAGCAGATCAGCGCGCTTGAGGAAAACGCATGAAAGTGGCAATTGCGTCCTCAGGCCGTGATCTTTCCGCGCCGCTCGATCCCCGCTTTGGCCGGGCGGCCGGTTTTCTGGTGGTTGACACTGAAACCGGCAAAATAACGTATGAACCCAACCAGCAAAATCTGAATGCACCTCAGGGTGCGGGAATTCAGGCGGCACAGAACATTGCATCAAGCGGGGTCGGGGCTGTGATCAGCGGTCATTTCGGTCCGAAAGCGTTTCGCGTTCTGACGGCGTCGAAAATAAAAGCTTATCTGATGACGGCCGCGACTGCGCAGGAGGCGCTTGATCTGTTTACGCAGGGAAAACTAACGGTCGCACAGGAGGCAAACGCAGAAGGACACTGGCTGTGAGCGCCGTTATATATCATTCGATTGGCGTGATTCACAGCGAGCATACCGTTCCTGAAAACACGCCGATCCAGCCGGTTTATGCACAGCGTTGTAAAGGAGCCGTTGAAGTATTCGATACATACGCCGGCGGCCTTGCCGATCTGGAAGGATTTTCACACCTCTACCTGTTGTATCATCTTCACCGGGCCGGACCGGTGCGGCTCAGAGTAAAACCGTTTCTGCAGGATACAGAACGCGGTATTTTTGCAACACGGGCGCCCTGCCGACCGAACGGTATCGGCATGAGCATTGTCCGGCTGATCCGCCGGGAAGACAATATACTGCATGTGCAGGGCATTGACGTGCTCAACGGCACACCGCTGCTTGATATCAAACCGTATGTGACACGCTTTGACTGTATTCAGACCGACCGCAACGGCTGGCACGATGAAGTTAACGAACAAGAGGCTGGACGGCGCGGAAAACGGAATTATGAGTGATCGCTCCGCAGAAGGTTCCCGCGTGCAGATTGCAATTGCATCAGGAAAAGGCGGTACCGGGAAAACCACGCTGGCCGTTGCGCTGGCGCAGTCATTTGACCGGCCGGTTACTTTGCTGGACTGCGATGTCGAAGAACCCAATGCATCACTTTTCCTGACATTAGAAAATCAGATGGAGAAATCCGTCTTTGTCCCGATTCCTGAGGTTGATGCCTCGCGCTGCACCGGTTGCGGGAAGTGCGCGGAACTCTGCGAGTTCAATGCGCTGGCTGTCGCCGGAAGGTCTGTTCTGGTGTTTTCGGAACTGTGCCACAGTTGCGGCGGCTGTGCCCGCATTTGTCCGGAACATGCAATTACTGAACAGCCCCGTTCCATTGGAACTATTCGCAAAGGGCAAAGCGGAACCATTCAGCTCATTGAAGGCCGGCTGAATATCGGATGTGCCATGGCGCCGCCGGTTATTCGCGCGGTAAAAAAAGAAGCTGCTTCCGCTCCGCTGGTTTTAATCGACTGTCCGCCGGGGACTTCATGTCCAATGGTTACATCGATCACCGGAGCGGATTTTGTAATTCTTGTCACCGAACCGACCCCATTCGGATTGCATGATTTGACGCTGGCGGTTGAAACTGTACGGCTGCTGAATCTTCCGTTCGGTGTGGTGATTAACCGTGCGGATGCGGGCGATGATCGCGTCGTGCGGTATTGCCGGGAACAGAACATCCGCCTGCTGCTGAAAATTCCGGAGTTGCGTAAAATTGCCGAACTCTATTCGCGCGGTAAAAGTATGTTAACGGCTATGCCGGAACTAAAACAGCCCCTGAACAATTTGTTGGAGATCCTGCGGTGAAAGAACTCGTTATCATCAGCGGCAAAGGCGGAACCGGTAAAACCAGCATTACAGCATCATTTGCCGCGCTGGCCGGCAACGCGGTTTTTGCCGACTGTGATGTCGATGCCGCTGATCTGCATCTGATCCTAAATCCGGAAATCCATGAAAGACATGAGTTTTACAGCGGTCGCGAAGCGGTTATCCGCGAAGCAGACTGTACAGGGTGCGGATTGTGCGAGGAACTCTGCCGGTTTGAGGCCGTAAGACTGTCTGGAGAGAAATTTCAAATCGATCCGGTCTCATGCGAAGGCTGCGGCGTATGCGTGCAGTTCTGTCCGGTCAAGGCGATTGACTTTCATGACCGGCTCTGCGGCGAGTGGTTTTTTTCGAAAACCCGCTTCGGAATGATGGTGCATGCCCGTCTGGGCATCGGTGCGGAGAATTCCGGTAAACTGGTCAGTACCGTCCGGCAGCGGGCCAGACAGTTTGCAACGATGGTTCAGGCAGATTGGATTTTAACGGATGGACCGCCAGGTACCGGCTGTCCGGTGATTGCATCGATTACCGGTGCAGACGCAGTACTGGCAGTCACTGAAGCGACACTGTCCGGACAGCATGATTTGCTGCGCGTGATCGAACTGGCGCACCATTTTAAAATCCGTGTTTTCATCTGTGTCAACAAATGGGATATTAATCCGGAAATGACCGGCCAAATTGAAAAAGCTGCAACAGAGTCTGGCGCGGCCGTTCTGCCGCGCATTCCGTATGACAGCGATGTAACCAAAGCGCAAATCAATGCGCAGTGCGTTGTAGAGCACGGAAACGGGCCCGCATCTCAGGCAATTCAGGAACTGTGGAAAGGACTATGCAGTCAGCTGCAATAAATGGAACAAATGCTTCATCACCGCATAGGTTCTTGCAGGAAACGGCGGAACAGATTCAATATTCATTGAGCGAGGTATCTTTATGAAAAAAGCAGGTATTATCCGGTGTCAGCAAACCGAAGATATTTGTCCGGGAACAACTGACTTCAAAGTTGCTAAAGAAGGCCGGCTCGCGTTTGAGGAGATTGGACCGGTTGAAATTATGGGCTTTGTTTCCTGTGGCGGCTGTCCCGGTAAGCGGGCTGTTGCTCGCTCAAAAATGTTGGTTGACCGCGGCGCAGAAATCATCGTTTTCGCCTCCTGCATTTCGAAAGGCAACCCCATCGGCTATCCCTGTCCGCACTATACCGGCATGCGCAACGCCGTCATAAAAGCCGTCGGCCCGGATCTAAAAATTCTTGAATACACCCATTGAGATGAATCCGTTTGAAACAGATGCGGAAGCATACGACCGCTGGTTCGAGCAGTATGACGCAGCGTATCAATCAGAACTGGCGGCGATTCGTGCCGCACTTAAGATGTTCGCACCATGTAGACGCGGAGTAGATATCGGTGCGGGAACCGGGCGCTTCACTG includes:
- a CDS encoding discoidin domain-containing protein, yielding MKMKFYQTGISVFFIILSLTLHGVAGLSFFAGVSPPAPVAGFLNDDINPASGTVLLWGGTGSAAMDYSRRSIALDFGGVRPVKSVKLRDSDNTSRVTATDYSLWYSSDNTNYTAITGWYLTEEFLDGRLVHTFTGFDVNARYIKINTGVDTKAGYTFILQKLQEDVWSFPLKISDFGITLHSDGDRLFPVSANKTGIPAADAEVIVRSEMEEIFTAGFKTLKMGIGTDVLNWNSSTGSSRAWRLDDPDWPLSPETWTKYAVLHGTAQTAQSFFDHNMDPIRIAAEQARKNGMRFFLSWRIADTHFTADPANHPLTEKFYMEHEFGSNSSLSVAIKHSGSSPVPGYSPRFNTLMNFDLEHVRTHRLNIICEALDRYHDTIDGFELEFTRSVALFPLGTGAEKTELVTEFLQDVREYINDMQSSSNKLWFGLRVPWDQSLAFSQGLDVEKQIRDRRIDYIVSSMIMSISHDMDIRNWIAIGQPNHTADPGVAFYAGLPARKPNGWTFPRTFINPDSYTVGQIAENAQLLGAALGFFDMGVEGIELYNFAGSVASAAGRTRLKQLTDILTKNVNVSSHEKIMAVTPVYAVGYEGRLEYAKKLPAEFRSNGSLWINSADGKLVKSETDFHEFRLFVIGRETMGADEVWFLRLGVRLAADQDTDDLSFKIILNDSDVLLDGTPPHIVEMATRLAAPAPTHYMVIPVPRDFLLKNSDFNKLTILRNTSVQTIGDVRVQEIQLGTFLH
- a CDS encoding GntR family transcriptional regulator; translation: MMYKKVPISETAIELANRIEQKIRIKKPAPGTPVKKTKAIAKEYGVSTSCANLAMRLLVQRRLIQRRPRAGTFIADFQRLSASPAAKINFMMPGTGTGIMPELLTDMILGVQSVFPTAEIIFTYYENDAEGGGGGKEINEIIKDNAGQALVLVRAPLKLQRLVSESGLPAIVLGHPFPTVKLPWIDADSIQQGALAAECVLKQHDAPVLLMIQNRIAPGDQLFMDGFKKKLHAAQRNLFSVTEQFVPLDTKVIEHTVKEYLCQQKGRCCIIASMHITDTVLKKIKQLKETKRVYPISIRGINCKLTSADDCTVIDWNISLYEFGEKLGKLLLRRITTNRTGDKTVLSPRIVFPSK
- a CDS encoding dihydrodipicolinate synthase family protein; translated protein: MKFKLWSAAPTPFTENLQLDLPAVDRMMNHHAALHVDGVMLGGTCGEGPWMPVEDLEQLVTRASAHTAGRFKIAAQITDNSAERMLHHIERMADAGADYAVIAAPYFMMNPTPERILNVYRETIEKSVLPVVCYDRGAGDRYQLTVEQLPELFALKNMGMIKDSSCNAERAAARHAAQQNRPDVAVLCGDEFGMADAVIGDMNGGFLGGAIFNALQAWSILEDIEAGNPDRAQATQKRMNDFMFVVYGGPSISAWLTGLKYFLVRLGIFSTTASYLEYPLAADVRAEIDLLFDGTQREELIEPLLAGKK
- a CDS encoding kelch repeat-containing protein is translated as MKRMIRGVVFMCCMGISSAAELYLDLQKLPDFPAPGVAGPFAGMLGETLVFAGGANFPVSPGEDLLTVPKVWHPDIHTLCTVTGKRWRSEFHLDRPVAYGASVTTPYGIVCMGGEDESTVFKECFLLREENGRFIQVPLPDLPAPCAYGAAAVIDNKIYLAGGQSRKGLDSALYNFWMLDISLLNTGDADFCWQELPAWPGPARTLNLTLAQNNKIYVISGRSGAIDAAVPGSDILQDVYEFNPDGSEWRRCADIPQAVYAGTGAAIDGEKLLILTGIDKATATRPAGSGNSGFSPRAWIYGAIADAWNEITPAQDNQIVTPAIKYNGNIYLISGENGPRRRSLSSWCITPVEK
- a CDS encoding sodium/solute symporter (Members of the Solute:Sodium Symporter (SSS), TC 2.A.21 as described in tcdb.org, catalyze solute:Na+ symport. Known solutes for members of the family include sugars, amino acids, nucleosides, inositols, vitamins, urea or anions, depending on the system.), whose amino-acid sequence is MLKIILVWSAFLTSAFATSFEELRPLAVETLRHELSNTDEQIRMKAATALLQLGYIDGLEEYADKMEQLTPLTEPLVSSDRAYYIPLLTDSSADVRIAAAESLLRLERQHTGRLGFIDWLVLGGYFLSLILIGAYYARKAQTADDYLLGGRNMKAWMVGLSLFAALLSTASYMSVPGEIVKHGPMILAQLTAIPLIIWVVGWFLIPTFMKLRVTSANEILEMNLGLSVRMLGSAFFLLSRLAWMAMIIFITAKAILGPILGAGPQHLPWLCLLLGVITMAYTSSGGMKAAVLADVIQSFILYFGAIISIVFITVQLKGFSWFPAQWAPTWDPPVIWFDTKARVTFAGAGMMMFFWYICTAGSDQVAVQRYLATKDLKAARSAFNVNIIAAALVIILLGILGFALYGYFQACPHKLADGMNIRVDADRIFPHFIVSGLPPGISGLIVAGLMAAALSSLSAGLNSTCAVVTVDFLDRFSRKKLAEKKHVHRARLVSLSIGVLVVLMSLLMNRVPGNFTEVINKIANLMVAPLFLLFFMAIFVPFANAIGTWIGAAVSVAAAVAIAFFSIFGLSFLWILPCSLISGIIAGVIISLLTGGKKKERG
- a CDS encoding DUF134 domain-containing protein; its protein translation is MPRPHKKRRICHRAPVTYFKPQGAPIRILETVELAADELEAIRLADYEGLYQEQAAEQMGISRQTFGLIIARAHKKTAEALTFGKAIRVESAQVIMPAVPDKSPRGRGCGCRGRHRCGRQ
- a CDS encoding DUF5320 domain-containing protein codes for the protein MPRGDRTGPAGAGPMSGRGMGYCAELNQPGFVTGGGFGRGMGRGFCSRWFAGWRTTPQTLVQPMNNADQIVSLKAQMNRIQQQISALEENA
- a CDS encoding NifB/NifX family molybdenum-iron cluster-binding protein, producing the protein MKVAIASSGRDLSAPLDPRFGRAAGFLVVDTETGKITYEPNQQNLNAPQGAGIQAAQNIASSGVGAVISGHFGPKAFRVLTASKIKAYLMTAATAQEALDLFTQGKLTVAQEANAEGHWL